One window from the genome of Streptomyces sp. NBC_00708 encodes:
- a CDS encoding FKBP-type peptidyl-prolyl cis-trans isomerase — protein sequence MRRLAGLLVVPLLLLSAACGSDDKDSDSASAYASAPSKGGFPAITAGAKFGEKPTLAKGTGTPPKELQTKVISEGDGAKLKNGDVTQVNYLGQQYDSTKPFDNSFDRKQPFDLTLGAGMVIQGWEKGLIGQKVGSRVQLVIPPDLGYGAQGQGDIKANATLVFVVDILKAKQIPASAKGTAVAQDNVDLPKVGTNTDGKAPSLTVPSKVAPPKKLVSNYVLESKGDVIKETDSVVVNYVAKLWKDGKEFDNTYKTGKTATFPLAQVTLKGLKNGLIGKKIGSRVLLVVPPDQGLGDKESSGIPANSTLVFAVDILAKM from the coding sequence GTGCGCCGACTTGCCGGCCTTCTCGTCGTCCCCCTGCTGCTGTTGTCAGCGGCCTGCGGCAGCGACGACAAGGACTCCGACTCCGCTTCCGCCTACGCGTCCGCCCCCTCCAAGGGCGGTTTCCCCGCCATCACCGCGGGCGCGAAGTTCGGCGAGAAGCCCACCCTGGCCAAGGGCACGGGCACGCCGCCCAAGGAGCTGCAGACCAAGGTCATCAGCGAGGGTGACGGTGCGAAGCTCAAGAACGGCGACGTGACCCAGGTCAACTACCTCGGCCAGCAGTACGACTCCACCAAGCCGTTCGACAACAGCTTCGACCGCAAGCAGCCGTTCGACCTGACGCTCGGCGCCGGCATGGTCATCCAGGGCTGGGAGAAGGGCCTGATCGGCCAGAAGGTCGGCAGCAGGGTCCAGCTGGTCATCCCGCCGGACCTCGGTTACGGCGCCCAGGGCCAGGGCGACATCAAGGCCAACGCCACCCTGGTCTTCGTCGTCGACATCCTGAAGGCCAAGCAGATCCCGGCCTCCGCCAAGGGCACCGCCGTCGCCCAGGACAACGTCGACCTGCCGAAGGTGGGCACCAACACCGACGGCAAGGCGCCGAGCCTGACCGTCCCCAGCAAGGTCGCCCCGCCGAAGAAGCTGGTCTCCAACTACGTCCTGGAGTCCAAGGGCGACGTCATCAAGGAGACCGACTCGGTCGTCGTGAACTACGTGGCCAAGCTCTGGAAGGACGGCAAGGAGTTCGACAACACCTACAAGACGGGGAAGACGGCCACCTTCCCGCTGGCGCAGGTCACCCTCAAGGGCCTGAAGAACGGCCTGATCGGCAAGAAGATCGGCAGCCGGGTGCTGCTGGTCGTGCCGCCGGACCAGGGTCTCGGTGACAAGGAGTCGTCGGGCATCCCCGCCAACTCCACGCTGGTGTTCGCCGTGGACATCCTGGCGAAGATGTAA